One Cupriavidus pauculus genomic window, GGTGTACGCGCGCGAGACGCTCGCGCCGGGGGAGCGCGCGCAGTGCCTGCGCTGCGGTGGCGCGCTCTACCGCGAGAACCGGCGCGCATACCGCCGCCTGCTGCCACTCGTGATCACGGCGCTGATCCTGTTCCTCATCTCCAATTCGTATCCGATCGTTGAGATGGACCTGCAGGGCGTGCGCACGCAGACGACGCTGCTGGGCGCCGTGGAAGCCTTGCATGGCGACAACATGGACCTCGTGGCCGCGCTGGTGCTGGCCACCACGATCGTGTTTCCGCTCACCGAGATGCTCATGATGTGCTACCTGCTGATACCGATGGCGCAGCGCCGCATGCCGCCCGGTTTCGACCGCATCGTGCGCGGCATTCGCCAGACGCGGCCATGGGGCATGATCGAAGTGTTCATGATCGGCGTGCTCGTGACCGTGGTGAAGCTTTCCACGATGGCGCAGGTGCTGCCAGGCATCGCGCTGTGGTCGTTCGGCGCGCTCGTGGCCGTGCTGGCCGCGATGCTCTCGTTCGACCCGCGCGCGTTGTGGGACTACCTCGAGCAGCCCGAGCCCGGCGCGGAGGGCGAGACCACATGAGACAGCATCTGGAGCGCTCGCGCCGGCTGGCAAGCGGCGTCGTGGCGGGAATCACCGACGACGACGAGAGCACGCCGCTCGCGCGCGTGCCCACGGCCACGTCGCTCGGGCTCGTCTCGTGCCACGCATGCGACCAGCTCAGCCCGCGCGCGCTCGAAGGCGAGCCGTGCCCGCGCTGCGGCGCCACGCTCCATCATCGCAAGCCGGCCAGCCTCGCGCGCACCTGGGCGTTCCTGCTGGCCGCCTTCATCCTCTACATCCCCGCGAACCTGCTGCCCGTGATGGTCACGCAGTCGCTGCTCGGCACGCAGCAGGACACGATCTTCTCGGGCGTCATCTATCTGTGGCTGTCCGGCTCGCATCTGCTGGCCGGCGTGGTGCTCATCGCGAGCATCGTCGTGCCGCTGCTCAAGATGATGATCCTGACGATGCTGCTGGTCTCGGTGCGCCTGCGCACGACCTGGCGCATCCGCCAGCAGACGCGGCTGTATGGACTCGTCGAACTGATCGGCCGCTGGTCGATGCTCGATATCTTCGTGGTGGCGCTGCTGGCCTCGCTCGTGCGCGCGGGCGCGCTCGCCACCATCGTGCCAGGCCCCGGAGCGCTCGCGTTCGGCTCCGTGGTGGTACTGACCATGCTCGCATCGCTGAGCTTCGACCCGCGCTTGCTGTGGGATTCGCTGGAACCGACGGAACACACCGATGCCCGACAACACTGAACTTCCTCCGCCGCCTCCGCCGCCGCCCGCGTCTCCTTCGGGCCTGCCCTACCCTGCCCGGCGCCGCCGCTCGCGCTGGCTGCCTTCGCTCGTGTGGCTGATTCCGATCGTCGCCGCCATCGTCGGCATCTCGCTGCTCGTCAATACGATCATGTCGCGCGGGCCGGAGATCGATGTCACGTTCCGCACGGCCGAGGGGCTGACGCCCGGCAAGACGCCCGTGCGCTACAAGGATGTGGAGATCGGACTCGTCAAGGCCGTGCGGCTGGCGGAAGACCGCTCGCATGTCATCGCGCGCATCGACCTGACCAAGGACGCCAGCAGCTTTGCCGTGGCGGACACGCGCTTCTGGGTCGTGCGGCCGCGGCTCGCGGTCAGCGGCGTGTCGGGGCTGGAGACGCTGCTTTCGGGTGCGTATATCGGCGTCGATATCGGCAAGTCCGCGGAACGCAAGACGGCGTTCACGGGGCTCGAAGTCCCGCCCGTGGTGACCACCGATGCGTCGGGCAAGCAGTTCGTGCTGCGCGCGCAGGACCTCGGCTCGCTCGATATCGGCTCGCCGGTCTACTACCGCCGCGTGCGCGTGGGCCAGGTGGTGGCGTTCCAGCTCGAGCCGAACGGCCGCGACATCACGCTGCGCGTGTTCATCGACAAACCCTACGACAAGCTCGTCACGGCCAATACGCGCTTCTGGCATGCGAGCGGCGTCGATCTCAAGCTCGATGCCACGGGCCTCAAGCTGCAGACGCAATCGCTGGTCACGGTGCTTCTCGGCGGCGTCGCGTTCCAGGCGCCCGACCATTCGGGCGGCGCGCCCGTGGCCACCGAGAACACGCAGTTCCTGCTCGCGGGCGATCAGTCCGAGGCGATGAAAGAGCCCGAGGAACTCGCACCGACGCTGGCCGTGCTGAACTTCGACCAGTCCGTGCGCGGGCTCTCGCCGGGCGCGCCCGTGGACTTCCGCGGCGTGGTGGTGGGCCAGGTCCGGTCCATCGGGATCGAGTACCAGCGGGACAAGAAGGCGTTCCGCATGCCCGTGGTCGTGGAGCTCTACCCCTCGCGCATGGGCTTCCGCGAGCGCGATGTCGCCGAGGAAGCGCAGAAGCGCACGATCGTGGAGACCTTGATCCGCCGCGGCCTGCGCGCGCAGCTGCGCAACGGCAACCTGCTGACCGGCCAGCTCTACGTGGCGCTCGACTTCTTCCCGAAGGCGGCGCCGGCCGCGGTCAACCTCGACGCCTCGATGCCCGAGCTGCCGACCACGCCGGGCACGTTCGACGAACTGCAGGCCAAGCTCGGCGATATCGTCAGCAAGATCGACAAGGTGCCGTTCGACCAGATCGGCCAGGATGTGCGCACCACGCTCGCCTCGCTGAACCGCATGCTCGACAACGCCGACAAGCTCGTCGCGCAGTTGCAGGGCGATGTCGCGCCGCAGGTCCTGTCGGCGCTGCAGGATGCGCGGCGCACGCTCAACACGGCCAACGGCACGCTCGCGTCGGATGCGCCGCTGCAGCAGGATACGCGGCGCATGCTGCAGGAACTCACGCGCACGGCGGCTTCGCTGCGCGCACTGACCGATTACCTCGAGCGCCATCCCGAGGCGCTGCTACGCGGCAAGGCGGAGAAGCCATGATGATCCAACGTTCGCTGACGGTTCCCCGTGCGGGACGTCGCCTCGCGGCGCCCATGGTTGCCGCGCTCGCCCTGCTGCTTGCGGCCTGCGCGTCGCCCGATCCGCGCTATTACTCGCTGGCCGCGTCCGCGGCCAATGCCGTGCCCGCCGCGCCGCCTGCCCGGGCCGAGCCGCTATGGATCGAGGTCGCGCCCGTGCGCGTGCCGGAGCGGCTCAATCGCGCGCAGCTCGTGGTGGGCGACGGGGCAGACGGCCAGCTGAAGCTGCTCGACCTGTCGCGCTGGTCCTCGCCGCTCCCCGACGAGATGCGCGATGCGCTGTCGCAGCAGTTGCAGGCGCGGCTCGGCGCGGTGGATGTCTACCAGCAGGGGCTGTCCGATGTCGCACCGGTCTATCGCATCACGACCGAGGTGGTACGGATGGACGGCGATGTGGGCCAGCGCGCGAACGCCACGATCGCCTGGACCGTGCGACGCCTGCCCGACGGCAGGGTGACGGGCGGCCGCACGGTGGCGGAGGTGGCGGCGCCGGGGCAGGTGGAGGGGCTTGTGGGCGCGTACCGCCAGATCGTCGGCACCACGGCCGACGATATCGCGGCGGCGCTGAGCGGCCTCAAGCCCTGACGCTGCCACCCCGCTGCGCAGCCATGGCCTTCAGGCAATCCTCGGCCGTCCCGTGCACGAGCGTCACGCTGCACGCGAGCATCAGGTTCTTCGACAGTCCGAAGTCCTCCACCACATAGCCGCGCGCGTCGATCGCCTCGCCATCGGCGTCGATCGACGCGGTCACGCGTTCGCGCAGCGAGGACGCCTCGCTCGCGTAGCCCCAGACCGGCTTGCCCAGCGCCACCGCGTAGCCGACCTCGAATGCGGTGCCCGAATCCGGCTCGCCGGGGCCCCGGAAATCGTCGAGGTTCGCCATTACCGCATCCGCGCGATGCAGCAGCGCGATATTGGCCTCGTAGATCCACCGCGCGGTCTCGGGGCCCGTCATGCCGGCCGGCGCGGCCTGGTCGAGCGGGTACAGGCCCGTGAAGCCGTGATCGGCGCACAGCGCCTGGAGCCGCTTGCCGTAGTCGACCGCATCCTTGCGGAAGACGTCGAAGCCGGCGAGATAGATGGAGGTCATGGGCAGACGCCGTGAAAAGGGATGGCGCAGCATAGCGCAGGGAAGCCGGATCCCGGGAGCCGATACCAAAGTCGGATTGACCATCGTTATATACCGTCTTATATTGCGCATGTGCCGCGCTGCGGCGTCCGAGTCATTTTCCCTGCCCGAACTTCTCTAACCATGCCTTCCACGCCCCGCTTCCTGCGCCGGACGATCGGCGCCGCCGCGCTTGCCGCCCTGACCCTGACCGCCCCGTCGGCCTTTGCCGCCGACCTCGTGGTGTCGGCCGCCGCCAGCCTGACGAACGCCTTCAAGACCCTGGCCGAGCAGTTCGAGAAGTCCCACCCCGACACCAGGGTGGTGCTCAACTTCGGGGCGTCGGACGTGCTGATGCAGCAGATCGTCAAGGGCGCGCCGGCGGACGTGTTTGCCTCCGCCGACCAGGATGCGATGAACAGGGCCGAAAGCGAAAAGGTTGTGCAACCCGCCTCGCGCAAGGACTTTGCCGCGAACCAGATCGTGCTGATCGTGCCCGGCGACAGCAAGCTCGGCATCACGTCGCTCAAGGACCTGACCAGGGCCGACGTGAAGCGCATCGCCTATGGCAACCCGTCTTCGGTTCCCGTGGGCCGCTACACCAGGGGCGCGCTGGAAGCCGAACACCTGTGGGATGCCGTGGCCGCCAAGGGCGTGCCCGCGCAGAATGTGCGCCAGAGCCTGGACTACGTGGCCCGCGGCGAAGTCGATGCCGGCTTCGTGTTCGCCACCGACGCCACCGTGATGCCGGACAAGGTCAAGGTCGCCGTCCGCGTGCCGAACCGCACGCCCGTGACGTACCCGATCGCGATCGTCGCGCAGACGAAGCAGGCCGCCTCGGCCAACGCGTTCGTGAACTACGTGCTGTCGGCCGATGGCCAGGCCGTGCTCGCGCGCTATGGCTTCCTGAAGCCCTGATCCGAACGCATCGACGAGGCCGATATGGATGCCGTCTGGATTCCGCTGCTGCTGTCGCTGAAGGTGGCGGGATGGGCCACGCTGCTCAATAGCGTGCTCGGGGTGGCCGCGGCGTACGCACTCGCGCGCTGGCGCTCGTCGGCGCGCGACGTCGTCGACGCCATCCTGACGCTCCCGCTCGTGCTGCCGCCGACCGTGCTTGGCTACTACCTGCTCGTGCTCGTGGGCCGGCGCGGGGTGTTCGGCGCATGGCTGTCGTCCGTCGGCATCGAACTCGTGTTCACGTGGCAGGGCGCGGTACTCGCCTCGACCGTGGTCGCATTCCCGCTCGTGCTCAAGTCCGCCCGCGCGGCCTTCGAAGGGGTCGATCATCAGCTCGAGAACGCCGCGCGCGTGCTCGGCGTCTCCGAGGCAGGCATCTTCTTCCGCGTCACGCTGCCGATGGCGGCGCGCGGCATCATCGCGGGCGTACTGCTCGCGTTCGCGCGCGCGCTCGGCGAGTTCGGCGCCACGCTGATGATCGCGGGCAACCTGCCCGGCCGCACGCAGACGCTCTCGGTGGCCATCTACGAAGCGGTGCAGGCCGGCGACGACAACACGGCCAATCTGCTCGTGCTGATCACCTCGGTCACCTGCGTGGTGTTGCTGGTCGCCGCCGGCCGGCTCGTGCCGCCCGTCGCGCGCGGCGCCTCCGACGTCTACGAACCCCGGCGCTTCCGCGCCCGCGCGCGCAAGGCCGCGTCGCCTGCCGTCCCCAAGTGAGCCCCCCATGAGCATGCATGTCTCGCTGCGCAAGCACATGACCTCGGGCGACCGCGAGTTCGCGCTCGATATCGACTTCACATCGGACAGCCGGCGCATCGCGCTGTTCGGCCAGTCCGGCGCGGGCAAGAGCCTGACGCTGCGCGCGATTGCGGGGCTGCTCGCGCCCGATAGCGGCCGCATCGTGCTGAACGGCCGCACGCTGTTCGACAGCGAAGCGGGCATCGACGTCCGGCCGCAGGAGCGCCGCGTCGCCTATCTCTTCCAGGATTACGCGCTGTTTCCGCACCTGACCGTCGCGCAGAACATCGCCTTCGGTCTCGAGCATGGCTGGCGCAATCCGCGGCGCCGCGCGCGCTATGCGCAGGCGGACCGCTGGATCGATGCATTCAGCCTGCGCGAGATCGTGGGCCAGTATCCGTCGCAGATCTCCGGCGGCCAGAAGCAACGCGTGGCCCTTGCGCGCGCGCTGGTTGCGCAACCGGACACCGTGCTGCTCGACGAACCGTTCTCGGCGCTCGATCCCGCGCTGCGCGCGCATATGCGCAACGAGTTGCGCGCGCTGCAGAGCAGCCTCGACGTGCCGATGGTCGTGATCTCCCATGACCCCGAGGACGTCGAGGTTCTGGCCGATCATGTGCTGGAAGTCCGCGACGGCCGCATCGTTGCCGGCGGCTACGCCACCCCCCCTCGCCCGACGCCACTGCCCGTCGGCACGGAACTCGCGTAAGCGATCGCGCACACCCGTGCGCGCGGGTACATGAAGGTCGAGGAACGGCCGCCCTATGGCATCAGGAACGCGCTGGTACGACGCGTGGTGCAGTCACATGATCGGCTCGGACAACGATCTCAAGATGGTGGCGTCGCGGGTGCGGGACTTCCTGCTCGCGCATCCGGCCGCCCTGCCGGCTTCCCGCTAGACCGCGCCCGGGTCAGCGGTTCGCGCGCAGCAGGTCCACATACGCGCCGTCGATCAGCCTTGCGCGATCGACACCGAGCGCATCCATCAGCGTATGGGCTTCGGCCACGCCCGCCTCGGCCGCTTCGTCATCGGCCAGCACCACTTCCAGTTCGAGAAAGTCGCCGAGCCCCTCCACGCGGTCCAGGTGCACGCGCGTACGGCCGACGAGGAACAGCGTGCGCACCTTCCTGACACGGCCGCCCTCGCCATGCGCGGCGGCGAGTGCCGCGCGCAGCGTGTCGGGCGACGCCGTCGGCGACAGGATGTAGAAGCTCTCTTTCGGCCCGGTCTGGTCCGGGCGCGCGTAGAAGATCAATTCCCCTCGCGACGCATCGAACGCGCGCAGCTTCAGACGTCCATTCGCGCATGGAAAGAACGTATCGTCCTGTTCGATGCGCTCGGGGCCGTGCTGCGCGAGGGCCGCCGCGCGCGGCGCCACGGCCTCGACGCTGTCGATGCGGGCCTTGATCTCGATATTGCGTGCCATGCGGGAACTCCTTCGCCAACAGAGCCGCGCATTCTACAGCGTGCCGACGATCACGCTCGATGCCTTGAAGATCGCGATGGCGCGCGCGCCTTCGGCCAGCGCCAGATCGCCGATGGCCGTGCCGGGCACGATCGCCGCCACGGTACCGCCGCCGTCGAGCGCAAGCACGACTTCCGCGTTGACCGCACCGGGAACGATGCGCGACACCACGCCCGGCAGCTGGTTGCTCGCCGACAGCCTGCCCTCGGGATCGGGCAGGCCGATCAGGACCGATGACGCCTTGATCAGCCCGAAGGCCTCCACGCCCGGCGCGAGCTCGAGCGTCTCGGTGCTCTCGCGCGTGATCGTGGCGACGATCGCCTGTCCGCCCGGCAGCCGCAGCGTGATCTCGTCATTGACCGCGCCTGTTCGGACCGCTTCCACCTGCCCGAACAGCTTGTTGCGCGCGCTCGTGCGCACGGTGAAGCGCCGCATGAGCTCGAGGTCCTGTCCGCTTGCCACATCGCCGCCGAGCGTGCCCGTCTCGGCCTGCGCGCCGAGCCACGCGACAAAGCGCCGGTGCTCGGCCTCGAGCGTGCGATAGGTGCGGATCAGCTGCTCCGCGCGATCGGTGAGCCGCGTGCCGCCCCCGCCCTTGCCGCCTGCCGCGCGGGCCACGAGCGGCTCGCCGGCGCTGTTGTTCATCGCGTCGATGGCATCCCACGCGGCCTTGTAGCTGAGCCCCACCGCGCGCGCGGCCGCGGTGATCGAGCCTTGTTCGCCGATCGCGGCCAGCAGGGCGATGCGATCCTTGCCGCCCCACTCGCGGGCACCGGCCCGGAACCAGATCGCGCCTTCGAGTTCTAGCATGATGGGTGTCGGAGAGTTCTGTCGAAGAATGGTTGCGATGGTAGCGCGAATGCCCGCCGCGCCCGCAAATGGACAGAATCTGACCGGAATCAAACCGATCGTGCGCCGCCGGCTTGGCATGCCGAACGCCGCTTTCCATAATGGAGGGGCATCCGATGACGGGAGGCCCCCATGCAGATCTCGCTGTCCAGCGCCCAGCGCTTCGCGCGCGACATCCTCGTCGCGCAGTCCGTCCCCGCCGATATTGCCGACGACGTCGCCCACCACCTCGTCGAATCGGACCGCTGCGGCTATGCCAGCCACGGCCTCTCGATCCTGCCGAGCTATCGCACGGCGCTCGAGGCGAACACCGTGAATCGCACGGGCCGCGCCGAATGCGTGATGGACCGCGGCTCGCTGATGGTGTTCGACGGCCACGGCGGCTTCGGCCAGCATGTGGGCAAGGCCGTAATGGCCACCGCGATCGCGCGCGTGCGCGAGCACGGGCACTGCCTCGTCACGCTGCGCCAGTCGCACCATCTCGGCCGCATGGGCCATTACGGCGAAATGGTCGCCGCCGAAGGCTGCGTGCTGCTGTGCTTCACCAACGTGATCAACCGCCCGCCGATGGTCGCGCCGTTCGGCGGCCGCGTCGCGCGCCTGACGACCAATCCGCTGTGCTTCGCGGGCCCGATGCCGAATGGCCGGCCGCCGCTCGTGCTCGATATCGCGACAAGCGCGATCGCGCTCAACAAGGCCCGCGTGCTGGCGGAAAAAGGCGAGCCGGCGCCCGAGCGCAGCATCATCGATGCCGACGGCAATCCGACGACCGACGCCAGCGTGATGTTCGCCGATCCGCCCGGCGCCCTGCTGCCGTTCGGCGGCCACAAGGGCTATGCGCTCGGCGTGGTGGCGGAACTGCTGGCCGGCGTGCTGTCCGGTGGCGGCACCATCCGCCCCGATGCGCCGCCCGGCGGCGTGGCCACCAACAACCTCTTCGCGGTGCTGCTGAACCCCGAGCTCGATCTCGGTCTGCCGTGGCAAAGCGCCGAGGTGGAATCGTTTATCGAGTACCTGCAGGCCACGCCCACCGCGCCGGGGTTCGATCGCGTCCAGTATCCGGGCGAGTACGAAGCCGCGTGCCGCGCCGCGGCGGCGACGCATCTCGAGATCGACGATCGCATCTGGCAGAACCTCGACAAGCTTGCACGGACCGTTGGCGTCGAGACGCCGCGCGGATAAGCCAGCACCGGGTGATGGCACAATGTGGCCCATGCAACGTCTCTGGTCCGCCTTCGTCAAGTTCGTCCTGCTCGCCATCGTCGGCGGGGCGCTGCTGATCGCGTTCACCGTGATCATGGCCAGCCGTCAGCTGCCGTCGCTCGACGCGCTGACCGCGTTCCGCGCCTCGCCCGGATACGTGCCGCTCGCGCAGTTCCCGCCCACGCTGCCCGAAGCCGTGGTCGCGATCGAGGACGACCGCTTCTACATCCACGATGGCATCGACTATGTAGGCGTGATGCGCGCCGGCATCGCCAACCTCTCCGACGAACTGTCGCAGGGCGCATCGACGATCACGATGCAGGTGGCGCGCAACTTCTTCCTTTCGCGGCAGAAGACGTACACGCGCAAGCTCTACGAGGCGTTGCTCGCCTACCGCATCGAAAGCGCGCTGAGCAAGAACGAGATCCTCGAGCTGTATCTCAACAAGATCTACCTGGGCCAGGGCGCGTACGGCTTCGGCGAGGCCGCCGAGACCTATTTCGGCAAGCCCGTGGCGCAGCTCACGCTGGCCGAATGCGCGATGCTCGCCGGCCTGCCCAAGGCGCCGTCGGCCAACAATCCCGTGGTCAACCCGCGCCGCGCACGCCAGCGCCAGAGCTATATCCTGCTGCGCATGCTCGAGCTCGGTCGCATCACGCGCGGCCAGTACGACGCCGCGCTGCTCGAGCCGCTGCGGCTGCGCTAGCGCGCGCACCGGTCCCCTTCCCCGCAACGTGTCAGCGCGTGTCAGTGCGTGTCAGCGCGCGCCCGACTGCGGACAGTCATGCGCCCATGCTAGCGTCTGGCATCGCAACTGCGGGAGCCAGATCATGGAAGGTGTGTGGGGTGATATCTACAGCACGATCCGGGCCGAATTCGCCGACGTCCCGAATATCAAGGAGCTGACGCGCCTGCTGCTGCGTCTTACGCTCGCGGTGGCGCTCGGCGGCCTGATTGGCTGGGAACGCGAAGCGGCCGGCAAGGCGGCCGGCCTCCGCACGCATATGATGGTCGCGCTCGGGTCGGCGCTGTTCGTGCTGGTCCCGCTTCAGGCCGGCGTGCCGCTGGCCGATATGAGCCGCGTGTTGCAGGGCCTGACGGCCGGCATCGGCTTTATCGGCGCCGGCGCGATCATCAAGCAGGCGAGCAAGGACGACGTCAGCGAAAGCGATGTCCGCGGCCTGACGACCGCCGCGAGCATCTGGACCGTCGCGGCAATCGGCGTCGCCTGCGGCCTCGGCCGCGAAATGACGGCCGTGGTCGCGACGGTGTTCAGCCTCGTGATCCTCCAGCTGCTCTACGCCTTCAAGAAGTAACGGCTCAGGAAGCCACGGCCACCGGCGCCGGCTCCAGGCTGGCCCGATGCGCGGCGATGGCTTCGCGCACGATCGGATCCAGCCCTTCTCCACCCTCGGTGGCATCGACGTGCGCGAGCAGCGCGCGGCGCATGCGCGGCTCCCAGAATCGCTTGATATGGCTCGCGATATCGCCAATGGCCTCGGTGCGATCGGGCATCGCCTCGAAGAAGCTGCCGATCTGGTTGGCCATCTTGATCAGGTTCTCGATATGCATGGCCGTTACTCCGCGGACGCCGGGTTGGGTTCGCTCGCCGCGCGCAGCAGCGCCAGCTGCTGGTCGTTGAAGTCCTGGTAGTTGCGCTGCCACGTGGACGGCTGCGCCACCGGCATCACCTGCACCGCGGTCACCTTGTACTCGGGACAGTTGGTCGCCCAGTCCGAGTTGTCGGTGGTAATCACGTTGGCGCCCGACTCGGGGAAGTGGAACGTGGTGTAGACCACGCCCGGCTGCATGCGGTCGCTCACGATCGCGCGCAGCACGGTTTCGCCCGCGCGGCTCTGTACGCCGACCCAGTCGCCATCCTTGATGCCGCGCTCCTCGGCATCGTGCGCATGGATCTCCAGACGGTCCTCGTCATGCCAGTGCACGTTGTGCGTGCGCCGCGTCTGCGCGCCGACGTTGTACTGCGACAGGATACGGCCCGTCGTCAGGATCAGCGGGAACTTGCGGTTGACCTTCTCGTCGGTGGCCACGTACTTGGTGATGATGAACTTGCCCTTGCCGCGGACGAACCCATCGACGTGCATGATCGGCGTGCCCGTCGGCGCGTCGTCGTTGCACGGCCACTGGATGCTGCCCAGCTGGTCGAGCTTCTTGTAGCTCACGCCCGAGAACGTCGGCGTCAGGCGCGCGATCTCGTCCATGATCTCGGACGGATCGTTGTAGTGCATCGGATAGCCAAGCGCGTTCGACAGCAGGATCGTCGCTTCCCAGTCCGCGTACCCGCCCTTCGGCGGCATGACCTTGCGCACGCGCGAGATGCGGCGCTCGGCATTGGTGAACGTGCCGTCCTTCTCGAGGAAGGTCGAACCCGGCAGGAATACGTGCGCGTACTTGGCCGTCTCGTTCAGGAAGATGTCCTGCACCACGATGCATTCCATCGACGACAGCGCTTCGGACACATGCTGCGTGTTCGGGTCCGACTGGACGATGTCCTCGCCCTGGCAGTACAGGCCCATGAAGCTGCCCGTCAGCGCGGCCTCGAACATGTTCGGAATGCGCAGGCCCGGTTCGGGGTTGATCTCGACACCCCATGCGCTCTCGAACAGATTGCGCGTGGTGGTATCGGACACGTGGCGATAGCCGGGCAGTTCATGCGGGAACGAGCCCATGTCGCACGAACCCTGCACGTTGTTCTGGCCGCGCAGCGGGTTCACGCCCACGCCTTCGCGGCCGATATTGCCGGTGGCCATCGCGAGGTTGGCGATGCCCATCACGGTCGTCGAACCCTGTGCGTGCTCGGTCACGCCCAGCCCGTAGTAGATCGCGGCATTGCCGCCGGTCGCGTACAGGCGCGCGGCACCGCGCATCTGGTCGGCCGGCACGCCCGTCACGGCTTCCATCGCTTCCGGCGAGTTCTCGGGCAGCGACACGAAATCGCGCCATTGCTGGAACGCCACGTCCTCGCAACGCTCGGCGATAAACGACTCGGCCAGCAGGCCTTCGGTCACGATCACGTGCGCGAGCGACGTGACCACCGCCACGTTGGTACCGGGACGCAGCTGGAGGTGATAGTCGGCGCGGATATGCGGCGAGCTCACGAGGTCGATGCGGCGCGGATCGACGACGATCAGCTTGGCGCCCTCGCGCAGGCGGCGCTTCATGCGCGACGCGAACACGGGGTGGCCGTCGGTCGGGTTCGCGCCGATCACCATGATCACGTCGGACTTGGCCACCGAGCGGAACGTCTGCGTGCCCGCCGATTCGCCGAGCGTGGTCTTGAGGCCGTAGCCGGTCGGCGAGTGGCACACGCGCGCGCAGGTATCGACGTTGTTGTTGCCGAACGCGGCGCGCACGAGCTTCTGCACGAGGTAGTCTTCCTCGTTCGTGCAGCGCGACGATACGATGCCGCCGATCGAATCCTTGCCGTGCTTGGCCTGGATGCGCTTGAATTCGGAAGCCGCGTAGCCGATCGCCTCTTCCCACGACACTTCACGCCACGGATCGGTGATCTTCGCGCGAATCATCGGCTTGAGGATGCGGTCCTTGTGCGTGGCATAGCCCCACGCGAAACGGCCCTTCACGCATGCGTGGCCATCGTTGGCCTGGCCGTCCTTGTACGGCACCATGCGCACGACCTCGTTGCCCTTCATCTCGGCCTTGAACGAGCAGCCCACGCCGCAGTACGCGCACGTGGTGATCTTGTCGTGCGAAGGCTGGCCCA contains:
- a CDS encoding TOBE domain-containing protein, with protein sequence MLELEGAIWFRAGAREWGGKDRIALLAAIGEQGSITAAARAVGLSYKAAWDAIDAMNNSAGEPLVARAAGGKGGGGTRLTDRAEQLIRTYRTLEAEHRRFVAWLGAQAETGTLGGDVASGQDLELMRRFTVRTSARNKLFGQVEAVRTGAVNDEITLRLPGGQAIVATITRESTETLELAPGVEAFGLIKASSVLIGLPDPEGRLSASNQLPGVVSRIVPGAVNAEVVLALDGGGTVAAIVPGTAIGDLALAEGARAIAIFKASSVIVGTL
- a CDS encoding Ldh family oxidoreductase; the protein is MQISLSSAQRFARDILVAQSVPADIADDVAHHLVESDRCGYASHGLSILPSYRTALEANTVNRTGRAECVMDRGSLMVFDGHGGFGQHVGKAVMATAIARVREHGHCLVTLRQSHHLGRMGHYGEMVAAEGCVLLCFTNVINRPPMVAPFGGRVARLTTNPLCFAGPMPNGRPPLVLDIATSAIALNKARVLAEKGEPAPERSIIDADGNPTTDASVMFADPPGALLPFGGHKGYALGVVAELLAGVLSGGGTIRPDAPPGGVATNNLFAVLLNPELDLGLPWQSAEVESFIEYLQATPTAPGFDRVQYPGEYEAACRAAAATHLEIDDRIWQNLDKLARTVGVETPRG
- a CDS encoding transglycosylase domain-containing protein → MQRLWSAFVKFVLLAIVGGALLIAFTVIMASRQLPSLDALTAFRASPGYVPLAQFPPTLPEAVVAIEDDRFYIHDGIDYVGVMRAGIANLSDELSQGASTITMQVARNFFLSRQKTYTRKLYEALLAYRIESALSKNEILELYLNKIYLGQGAYGFGEAAETYFGKPVAQLTLAECAMLAGLPKAPSANNPVVNPRRARQRQSYILLRMLELGRITRGQYDAALLEPLRLR
- a CDS encoding MgtC/SapB family protein, producing the protein MEGVWGDIYSTIRAEFADVPNIKELTRLLLRLTLAVALGGLIGWEREAAGKAAGLRTHMMVALGSALFVLVPLQAGVPLADMSRVLQGLTAGIGFIGAGAIIKQASKDDVSESDVRGLTTAASIWTVAAIGVACGLGREMTAVVATVFSLVILQLLYAFKK
- a CDS encoding formate dehydrogenase subunit delta, with amino-acid sequence MHIENLIKMANQIGSFFEAMPDRTEAIGDIASHIKRFWEPRMRRALLAHVDATEGGEGLDPIVREAIAAHRASLEPAPVAVAS
- the fdhF gene encoding formate dehydrogenase subunit alpha; the protein is MNARNELDYGTPASESETQVTLEIDGVNVTVPAGTSVMRASMEAGIAVPKLCATDSLKSFGSCRLCLVEIEGRRGYPASCTTPVEAGMKVRTQSDKLGDLRRGVMELYISDHPLDCLTCPTNGNCELQDMAGAVGLREVRYNDGHTNTPAIATHTHLEKDESNPYFTYDPSKCIVCNRCVRACEETQGTFALTISGRGFESRVAAGTSQPFMESDCVSCGACVQACPTATLTEKSVIQLGQPSHDKITTCAYCGVGCSFKAEMKGNEVVRMVPYKDGQANDGHACVKGRFAWGYATHKDRILKPMIRAKITDPWREVSWEEAIGYAASEFKRIQAKHGKDSIGGIVSSRCTNEEDYLVQKLVRAAFGNNNVDTCARVCHSPTGYGLKTTLGESAGTQTFRSVAKSDVIMVIGANPTDGHPVFASRMKRRLREGAKLIVVDPRRIDLVSSPHIRADYHLQLRPGTNVAVVTSLAHVIVTEGLLAESFIAERCEDVAFQQWRDFVSLPENSPEAMEAVTGVPADQMRGAARLYATGGNAAIYYGLGVTEHAQGSTTVMGIANLAMATGNIGREGVGVNPLRGQNNVQGSCDMGSFPHELPGYRHVSDTTTRNLFESAWGVEINPEPGLRIPNMFEAALTGSFMGLYCQGEDIVQSDPNTQHVSEALSSMECIVVQDIFLNETAKYAHVFLPGSTFLEKDGTFTNAERRISRVRKVMPPKGGYADWEATILLSNALGYPMHYNDPSEIMDEIARLTPTFSGVSYKKLDQLGSIQWPCNDDAPTGTPIMHVDGFVRGKGKFIITKYVATDEKVNRKFPLILTTGRILSQYNVGAQTRRTHNVHWHDEDRLEIHAHDAEERGIKDGDWVGVQSRAGETVLRAIVSDRMQPGVVYTTFHFPESGANVITTDNSDWATNCPEYKVTAVQVMPVAQPSTWQRNYQDFNDQQLALLRAASEPNPASAE